In Rutidosis leptorrhynchoides isolate AG116_Rl617_1_P2 chromosome 2, CSIRO_AGI_Rlap_v1, whole genome shotgun sequence, one genomic interval encodes:
- the LOC139887599 gene encoding probable receptor-like protein kinase At5g59700, translated as MCLDIASGLSYLHTPDDYKKCIIHTDIKSRNILLGENLEVKIADFGLSIFHPKIAGTDVYMDPEYKDAPLALSGKLAYDQTYMNENGNGIAPVARRRFKDGTLMEMVDSQMMGEAHKLSSTIKMRPTQDSLDEFFKVTCKCVAEVQADRPKMKEVIDGLIKAKFFQGNYCLKYETTIAALQGWKLNPTTDGAVGAGAPPSPNNVPPLHH; from the exons ATGTGCCTTGATATTGCGTCCGGACTGAGTTACCTTCACACACCTGATGACTACAAAAAATGTATAATACACACTGATATCAAAAGTAGAAATATTCTGTTGGGCGAGAATTTGGAGGTCAAGATTGCTGATTTTGGGCTCTCAATCTTTCACCCTAAGATAGCAGGGACAGATGTGTATATGGATCCAGAATATAAGGATG ccccattggcccTATCGGGAAAGTTAGCCTATGATCAAACTTACATGAACGAAAATGGGAATGGGATTGCACCCGTCGCACGACGACGCTTCAAAGATGGAACGTTAATGGAAATGGTAGATAGTCAAATGATGGGAGAGGCTCACAAACTTAGTTCTACAATTAAAATGAGACCAACTCAAGATTCTTTGGATGAATTTTTTAAAGTCACATGTAAATGTGTGGCGGAAGTGCAAGCCGATCGTCCAAAAATGAAAGAAGTCATCGACGGACTTATCAAAGCTAAATTTTTCCAA GGGAATTATTGTTTGAAATATGAAACCACCATTGCAGCCTTGCAGGGGTGGAAGTTGAACCCGACCACTGATGGAGCGg TTGGGGCGGGTGCCCCACCCAGTCCTAACAATGTTCCGCCCCTGCACCACTGA